In one Candidatus Woesearchaeota archaeon B3_Woes genomic region, the following are encoded:
- a CDS encoding phosphoenolpyruvate carboxykinase, protein MEPNKTNFSFYNKQVIIKSNGEICKNSRDLTKTELFKNIIHRFLEDLRERDSPFLNVFPEKMSKSEQEKTMINLLQKLSESPKEKIIKTAPEFTDFFKDNYLLHQFVEELYDYWRNFERFFVCYSTDNNEEYTHKKPYRTFNKTIGTLNHLVRKVYRDICENITNDHPRVYRQISAGCQVGLIVAKEDWKCPSYLDNQLRNINFIKQVLIEPPLIIDSPMNKRTGQFKKVDTNPLKNIELKSEDWLCYPAKVGELVIHLFFHNNFIGLGTAVANLFELVDDKDLEKKPDAIFAYGVPKNSLDKFGKLPTVFFDDEKNNIFVAAIQRSDDFGYFGYIKKMMLTLHNIIMMKKGRLPIHGAMVNIALKNGKSSNIVILGDTGTGKSESLEAFRVLGKKYIRDMTIIFDDMGSLELKNNKIKAYGTETGAFVRLDDLQPGFAFGNIDRSIIISPQKTNARALLPVTTLKEVLHGYPIDFLLYANNYEEVDKEHPLFDEFESVDDALEVFNEGARMAKGTTTEKGIVHTYFANVFGPVQYRDIHEKLALKYFKVLFKSGVRIAQLRTRLGIPGFETKGPESAAEELFEIISKTKKGSKK, encoded by the coding sequence ATGGAACCCAATAAAACAAACTTTTCTTTTTACAATAAACAAGTAATAATCAAAAGTAATGGCGAAATTTGTAAAAATTCAAGGGATTTAACTAAAACAGAATTATTCAAAAATATAATTCATAGATTTCTAGAGGATCTTAGAGAAAGAGACTCCCCTTTTCTAAATGTGTTTCCAGAAAAAATGTCTAAAAGTGAACAAGAAAAAACCATGATAAATCTTTTACAAAAACTTTCAGAATCACCTAAGGAAAAAATAATTAAAACAGCACCAGAATTTACTGATTTTTTCAAAGATAATTACTTGCTTCACCAGTTTGTTGAAGAGCTATATGACTACTGGCGTAACTTTGAGAGGTTTTTTGTATGTTATTCAACAGACAATAATGAAGAATATACACACAAAAAGCCGTATAGGACATTTAATAAAACAATAGGAACTCTAAACCATCTCGTTCGTAAAGTTTACAGAGACATATGCGAGAATATTACTAATGATCATCCAAGAGTATACCGTCAGATATCTGCAGGATGTCAGGTAGGCCTTATTGTAGCTAAAGAAGACTGGAAATGCCCTTCCTACCTTGATAATCAATTAAGAAATATCAATTTTATCAAACAGGTTCTTATAGAACCACCATTGATCATAGACTCTCCAATGAATAAAAGAACAGGCCAATTTAAAAAAGTTGATACAAATCCACTGAAAAATATAGAGTTAAAATCTGAGGATTGGCTGTGTTATCCTGCAAAAGTTGGAGAACTAGTTATCCATCTTTTTTTCCATAATAATTTTATAGGATTAGGAACCGCTGTTGCAAATTTGTTTGAATTAGTAGATGACAAAGATCTTGAAAAAAAGCCAGATGCTATATTTGCATACGGAGTTCCAAAAAATTCTCTTGATAAATTTGGAAAACTTCCAACAGTCTTTTTTGATGATGAAAAAAATAATATATTTGTAGCCGCAATCCAAAGATCAGATGATTTTGGCTATTTTGGATACATCAAAAAGATGATGTTAACTCTTCATAACATCATAATGATGAAAAAAGGAAGACTGCCAATTCATGGTGCTATGGTAAATATAGCTCTTAAGAATGGAAAATCATCTAATATTGTTATCTTAGGAGACACAGGAACTGGTAAATCAGAATCCTTAGAAGCATTTCGTGTTCTTGGAAAAAAATATATCAGAGACATGACTATAATATTTGATGATATGGGTTCATTAGAACTTAAAAACAATAAAATAAAAGCATATGGAACTGAAACAGGAGCATTTGTCAGATTAGATGATCTTCAGCCAGGATTTGCTTTTGGAAACATTGACAGATCAATAATAATAAGTCCTCAAAAAACTAATGCAAGAGCACTACTGCCAGTCACAACACTTAAAGAAGTTCTCCACGGTTATCCAATTGACTTCTTACTATACGCAAACAATTATGAGGAAGTTGATAAAGAACATCCTTTATTTGATGAATTCGAGTCTGTTGATGACGCACTCGAGGTGTTTAATGAAGGAGCTAGGATGGCAAAAGGAACAACTACTGAAAAAGGCATTGTTCATACCTATTTTGCAAATGTATTTGGACCTGTTCAATATAGGGATATTCATGAAAAATTAGCATTAAAATATTTTAAAGTATTATTTAAATCTGGAGTTAGAATAGCACAGCTAAGAACAAGGCTTGGAATTCCTGGTTTTGAAACAAAAGGACCAGAAAGCGCTGCTGAAGAACTCTTTGAAATTATATCAAAAACTAAAAAAGGGTCTAAAAAATGA
- a CDS encoding aspartate aminotransferase, with protein sequence MVEANPQSIELNNTIKNNSSIYDLISNRGKLIFFPRKEVMAQSADAKGKKINATMGIALEEDLSLMRLKSIAKLIKKLDPKEIFTYTSSFGKPELREKWKEKIYEKNPSLELETSLPITTNGITHGLSLAGYLFINPGDKIIIPDKLWENYELIFTNTYGAELDKFNTFKDKKFDLESFKNKLNKGEIGKKIILLNFPNNPTGYTLTAGEAEKIAEIVKESAEKGNKILVITDDAYFGLVYRQGVYKESIFTKLANLHQNILAVKIDGATKEDYVWGFRVGFITFGIKDANKDLYKALENKTAGAVRSTISTAPHLSQSLVLKAFNSKKYQKEKQEKYELLKSRYQEVKRVLQDEKYSEFFKPLPFNSGYFMCIELNTDAEKVRQTLLEKYSTGVIAMGNLLRIAFSALSKNQIQELFDNIYKACKEQGN encoded by the coding sequence ATGGTTGAAGCAAATCCACAATCTATTGAATTAAACAACACAATAAAGAATAATAGTTCTATCTACGATTTAATATCTAACAGAGGTAAATTAATATTCTTTCCTAGAAAAGAAGTTATGGCCCAATCAGCAGATGCAAAAGGTAAAAAAATAAACGCTACAATGGGCATAGCTTTAGAAGAAGATCTATCTCTAATGCGTCTAAAATCAATAGCTAAATTAATAAAAAAGCTTGATCCAAAAGAAATTTTTACTTATACATCTAGTTTTGGAAAACCAGAACTAAGAGAAAAATGGAAAGAAAAAATATATGAAAAAAATCCATCTTTAGAATTAGAAACAAGTCTGCCTATAACAACAAACGGTATAACTCATGGATTAAGTCTTGCAGGATACCTTTTCATAAACCCCGGAGATAAAATAATCATCCCAGATAAACTTTGGGAAAACTATGAACTTATTTTTACTAATACATATGGTGCAGAACTAGACAAATTTAATACATTTAAAGATAAAAAATTTGATCTAGAAAGTTTCAAAAACAAATTAAATAAAGGAGAAATCGGAAAAAAAATAATTCTCTTAAATTTTCCAAACAACCCAACAGGATATACTTTAACAGCAGGAGAAGCAGAAAAAATAGCTGAAATAGTAAAAGAATCAGCTGAAAAAGGAAATAAAATTCTTGTTATAACAGATGATGCTTATTTTGGTCTAGTCTATAGACAAGGAGTTTACAAAGAATCAATCTTTACAAAACTAGCAAACCTCCATCAAAATATCTTGGCAGTTAAAATCGACGGTGCAACAAAAGAAGATTATGTATGGGGATTTAGGGTTGGATTCATCACCTTTGGAATAAAAGACGCTAACAAAGACCTTTACAAAGCCTTAGAAAACAAAACAGCAGGTGCTGTTCGTTCAACAATATCAACCGCACCACATCTATCACAATCACTAGTATTAAAGGCATTTAACTCTAAAAAATATCAAAAAGAAAAGCAAGAAAAATATGAATTATTGAAATCAAGATATCAAGAAGTTAAAAGAGTTTTACAAGACGAAAAATATTCTGAATTCTTTAAACCACTACCTTTTAATTCAGGATATTTCATGTGCATAGAATTAAACACAGATGCAGAAAAAGTAAGACAAACACTACTGGAAAAATATTCAACAGGAGTAATTGCAATGGGAAATCTCTTAAGAATAGCTTTCTCAGCACTATCAAAAAATCAAATACAAGAATTATTTGATAATATTTATAAAGCTTGTAAAGAACAAGGAAATTAA
- the gap gene encoding type I glyceraldehyde-3-phosphate dehydrogenase produces the protein MVNVAINGFGRIGRLVLRAGLEDKNINFVAINDLSDLKTMAYLFKYDSVHDQFKGKVDVKGGFLVINNKKIKFFSEKEPAKLPWKKLNVDVVFESTGRFKTENDLQNHIKAGAKKVLLSAPAKEGNITTVVMGVNDKDAKGRKFVSNASCTTNSLAPLLKVIDEKFGIERGFITTVHSYTSSQNILDLPHKDLRRGRAAAINIIPTTTGAAKAVGMVIPSLKGKIDGMAIRVPTPDGSYSDATLILKKEMSENKINNVVKEAAKKELKGILEYSEEELVSSDIVGNPHSSIFDSKQTRVKGNLVKLGAWYDNEWGFSKRMIDVVKLMAR, from the coding sequence ATGGTAAATGTGGCTATTAATGGGTTTGGGAGGATAGGAAGATTAGTTCTTAGGGCTGGTTTAGAAGATAAGAATATTAATTTTGTAGCAATAAATGATTTGAGCGATTTAAAAACAATGGCTTATTTGTTTAAGTATGATAGTGTTCATGATCAGTTTAAAGGAAAGGTTGATGTTAAAGGTGGTTTTTTAGTTATAAATAATAAAAAAATAAAATTTTTCTCTGAAAAAGAACCTGCTAAACTTCCTTGGAAGAAATTAAATGTTGATGTTGTGTTTGAGAGTACTGGCAGGTTTAAAACAGAGAATGATTTACAAAATCATATTAAAGCAGGAGCTAAAAAGGTTTTGTTATCTGCTCCAGCAAAAGAAGGGAATATAACAACTGTTGTTATGGGTGTAAATGATAAAGATGCAAAAGGTAGAAAGTTTGTTTCAAATGCTTCTTGTACAACAAATAGTTTAGCTCCTTTGCTTAAAGTTATAGATGAAAAGTTTGGTATTGAAAGGGGTTTTATTACAACTGTTCATTCTTATACAAGCAGCCAAAATATACTTGATTTACCTCATAAAGATTTAAGAAGAGGCAGGGCTGCTGCTATTAATATAATTCCAACAACAACTGGGGCAGCAAAAGCTGTTGGTATGGTTATTCCATCTTTAAAAGGAAAAATAGATGGAATGGCAATAAGGGTTCCTACTCCTGATGGAAGTTATTCAGATGCTACTCTAATTCTAAAAAAAGAAATGAGTGAAAATAAGATAAATAATGTGGTGAAAGAAGCTGCAAAAAAAGAATTAAAAGGAATTCTGGAATATTCTGAGGAAGAACTAGTTAGTTCAGATATTGTTGGGAATCCTCATTCGAGTATATTTGATAGTAAGCAAACAAGAGTTAAGGGTAATCTTGTTAAATTAGGTGCTTGGTATGATAATGAATGGGGTTTTAGTAAAAGGATGATTGATGTTGTCAAGTTGATGGCAAGGTAA
- the pgk gene encoding phosphoglycerate kinase, translating into MLKTLKNIDLRDKRVLLRVDFNVPLDKKGNITDDFKIRCSLPTIKYIKQKAKQVVLMSHLDPWKNNPASKKDSRLKMDKTAKKLSRLIGEKVVKVDDCIDVKLPLDKIVLLENLRFHKGEKENDRQFAKKLSYHGDVYVNDAFGTCHRSHASVNAIVRYFKNRCAGLLVEKEVKMLNPILKPPFYVVFGGSKIKSKIKVIGKFGKKADKIFIGGKMALAFIDVHYIDLGERRIARKLMKKFSNKLVLPVDYVLEDKKIVDVNSIPKNKKIFDVGSRTILEWKNILKNAKTIVWNGPLGCFEKKPFDRSTNELIKYLARSKAKTIIGGGETADSVRKLNLQNKMTHVSTGGGASLEFLEGKKLIGLKVLGF; encoded by the coding sequence ATGTTAAAAACCTTAAAAAATATAGATTTAAGAGATAAAAGAGTTCTGCTTAGGGTTGATTTTAATGTGCCTTTAGATAAAAAAGGAAATATTACAGATGATTTTAAGATAAGATGTTCTTTGCCAACTATAAAATATATTAAACAAAAAGCAAAGCAGGTTGTTTTGATGAGTCATCTTGATCCGTGGAAGAATAATCCTGCTAGTAAAAAAGATTCTAGATTAAAAATGGATAAGACTGCCAAGAAATTAAGTAGATTGATTGGGGAAAAGGTTGTAAAAGTTGATGATTGTATTGATGTTAAATTGCCTTTGGATAAAATAGTTTTATTGGAAAATTTAAGATTTCATAAAGGGGAAAAAGAGAATGATAGGCAGTTTGCAAAAAAACTTTCATATCATGGTGATGTTTATGTGAATGATGCTTTTGGGACTTGTCACAGATCTCATGCTTCTGTTAATGCAATTGTTAGATATTTCAAGAATCGTTGTGCTGGTTTATTGGTGGAAAAAGAGGTTAAGATGTTAAATCCTATTTTAAAACCCCCTTTTTATGTTGTTTTTGGTGGATCAAAGATTAAAAGCAAAATAAAAGTTATAGGGAAATTTGGTAAAAAGGCTGATAAAATTTTTATTGGTGGTAAAATGGCTTTGGCTTTTATTGATGTTCATTACATTGATTTAGGAGAGAGAAGAATAGCTAGGAAGTTAATGAAAAAATTCTCTAATAAACTTGTTTTACCTGTTGATTATGTTTTAGAAGATAAGAAGATTGTTGATGTTAATTCAATACCTAAAAATAAAAAGATATTTGATGTTGGGTCTAGAACAATATTGGAATGGAAAAATATTCTTAAGAATGCTAAAACAATTGTATGGAATGGGCCTTTAGGGTGTTTTGAAAAGAAACCTTTTGATAGATCAACAAATGAATTAATTAAGTATTTGGCAAGAAGCAAGGCCAAAACTATTATTGGTGGAGGAGAAACAGCAGATTCTGTTAGAAAACTTAATTTACAAAACAAAATGACACATGTTAGTACTGGTGGTGGTGCTTCTCTGGAATTTTTAGAAGGTAAAAAACTTATTGGATTGAAAGTATTGGGTTTTTAA
- a CDS encoding ribonuclease P has product MLNKFKVRKEKLKKQARIDISNFMKLAKESFKDDKAKSNRCVRKARRLAMKHNIRLNSSIKKRFCKHCYSYLVPSENLRIRTREGKLVYYCLDCKKYMRFPIKKII; this is encoded by the coding sequence ATGTTAAATAAATTCAAGGTTAGAAAGGAGAAATTAAAGAAACAGGCTAGAATTGATATTTCTAATTTCATGAAGTTAGCTAAAGAATCGTTTAAAGATGATAAGGCTAAATCAAATAGATGCGTGCGTAAAGCTAGGCGGCTTGCTATGAAGCATAATATAAGGCTTAATAGTTCTATTAAAAAGAGGTTTTGCAAGCATTGTTATTCATATCTTGTTCCTAGTGAAAATTTGAGGATTAGAACCAGAGAAGGTAAATTAGTGTATTATTGTTTAGATTGTAAGAAATATATGAGGTTTCCTATTAAAAAGATAATTTAA